The nucleotide sequence GGCGATGCAGACCAACGGCTGGCGCGTGCGTTTCGCCCCGAACGCCCTGTGCTGGATCCTGATGCCGGAGTCGCTGCACGGCCTCTGGAAGCAGCGGCTGCGCTGGGCGGTCGGCGGCGCCCAGGTGTTCTACAAATATCTGCCGCGCCTGTTCAGTCGCGACGTGCTGCCGATGTGGGGCATCTTGATCGACTACTGCCTCAGCGTCGTCTGGGCGCTGGCCTTCGGGATGCTGATCGCGCTGTGGGTCCTGCAAATCTCGACGGGCCCGGAGATCGATTTCGGCCTGCCCAGCCCGCTCCCCACCCTCGCCGGCCTGCTGCTCAGCCTGGTGTTCCTGGTCCAATCGTCCGTCAGCCTCGCCATCGACCGCCGGATCGAGCCGGGCATCTTCCGGCACTTCATCTGGCTCATCTGGTACCCGCTGGCCTACTGGCTCCTGAGCGCGGCGACCACGTTTGTGGGTTTCCTCAAGGTGACCTTCGGCGCCAAGCGGCGCTCCGGCACCTGGGTCAGCCCTGACCGGGGGGTGGGCCTATGAAGAGCACCGGCCGCCCTCTCATCCTCACCGCCGAGACCGAACGCCTGCCGCGCCGGGTGCTCGTCCGCGACACGATCCTCACCATGCTGCTCTGGGCCGGGTGCGGCGCGATGTGGCTGCAGTTGTTTCCCGAGATCCGGGACTGGTTCGCCGCCCGTGCGCGGGAAGACCTGCATTATGAACTGCCCTCGGTCGTGCAACTGCTCCGCCAGGGCCTCGTGTTCACCGCAGGGCTAATGGTGGCCTACTTTTTCTGGAGCTACCGCACGTGGCGGGGGGCAAACCGCGATCTGCTGCGCCCGTTGCCCGCCGCCCTCGATCCCCAGGAAGAGGCCGCCGCCTACGGCCTGCCGCCCGAGCAGGCCGGGGAAATCCGCGCTCAGGCCAGCGTGACCATCCTCACCGCGCGCGATGGCCGCATCGAGTCCTGGTCCCCGGGGCCCCGGTCGACGGAACGCAGCTGATCTACTGGCCGCTCACCCACAACACCGGCTCGCGAATCGGAAAATTCCGCCGGACCTCCTCCACCTGTGGGTCGGGCTCGAGTCTTTTCCACGTCGCCAGCCACAACTCGTCGCCCGTCGCGAGCGCGCCGAACAACAGGCAGGGCTGACGCACCGGCCACTCGTCCCAGTACATCACATCCGCCGCGATCGGATCCTCGGTGCGGATCGCCCCGGCGGGCGTCTGCTGATGCCGCTTCACTTCCCGCACCCAGCGTGACTTGTCGGCGAGATAGGGCGCGAGCCAGGCCACGCCCTTCGCCAGGCTGCGGCCGTCGGGCAGCGACCAGGTCATCAGATTTTCGTCCGGCGTCGACAGCACCACCGCGAGCGCCGTCATCACGTCGAGGTTGAAGATCGCGTAGCCGTAGGGCTTCGTGCGCCGCAGTTCCAGGGGGAAACTGCCGTCGGTCGCCATCTGGTTCGGCAGGTGCTCCTCCTTCAGGCGCCGCCGGCACTCGGCCAGCACCGCCTCGTCCCCGACCAGCCGCGCGAAGCAGGCGGCCTGCAGCGTCCAACAGGTGCCATGGTTGTTCAATGCCTTGCTCTCCTCCACGCCGTAGGGGTGCGTGCGCATCCAGTGCAGGTAATCGCGAAACCAGCCCGTGAGCGCGGCGTCCGCCGCCGGCGTCAGGGCCGCCGAGCCCCGCAACGCCTCCACCGCCAGCGCGACCTCGGCCAGGTGCAGGGTGTCGATCACGCCGATGCTGCGGCCGGTGCTGCGGCCCTTGATCGCCTGCGCGTAAAGCAGGTGCGGACTCATCCGCGTGTCGGGGTGAACGAACCACGCGAGCAGGTGCTGCACCGCCGCGTTGGCATACCGCTCCTCGCGCGTCACCTTCCACGCTGCGGCCAGGGCGCCGGCATCGCGCGCCATGTCCAGCATGAGCCGGCGGTGCGCCACGAAATTGTCCGGGTTGCTCAGCCCGTCGCGCTGGACGTAGGGCGCAGCGGGATTCTGCGGATCCGGCCACCAGTAATCGCCCTCCGACGAGAAATCATGCGGCCCGCCGGCGCTGCGCGGGTTGACGGCCATCGTGACCGAGCGCGGGTCCGCCGCCAGCGCCGCGGCGGCGACATGCTCGATGCGCGGTTGCTCGTAAACGGCCAGATCGAAGTCGGGGAAGAACAACATGGGGGGCAAGCCGGAGCCTGTCGCCCCTCCCCCGGTCACGGCAAGCCGCGCGTTACCGCGGCCAACCCGGC is from Lacunisphaera limnophila and encodes:
- a CDS encoding PgaD family protein, translating into MKSTGRPLILTAETERLPRRVLVRDTILTMLLWAGCGAMWLQLFPEIRDWFAARAREDLHYELPSVVQLLRQGLVFTAGLMVAYFFWSYRTWRGANRDLLRPLPAALDPQEEAAAYGLPPEQAGEIRAQASVTILTARDGRIESWSPGPRSTERS
- a CDS encoding alginate lyase family protein, with the translated sequence MLFFPDFDLAVYEQPRIEHVAAAALAADPRSVTMAVNPRSAGGPHDFSSEGDYWWPDPQNPAAPYVQRDGLSNPDNFVAHRRLMLDMARDAGALAAAWKVTREERYANAAVQHLLAWFVHPDTRMSPHLLYAQAIKGRSTGRSIGVIDTLHLAEVALAVEALRGSAALTPAADAALTGWFRDYLHWMRTHPYGVEESKALNNHGTCWTLQAACFARLVGDEAVLAECRRRLKEEHLPNQMATDGSFPLELRRTKPYGYAIFNLDVMTALAVVLSTPDENLMTWSLPDGRSLAKGVAWLAPYLADKSRWVREVKRHQQTPAGAIRTEDPIAADVMYWDEWPVRQPCLLFGALATGDELWLATWKRLEPDPQVEEVRRNFPIREPVLWVSGQ